CGAATGCCCTGGAACAGCGGGCGGAAGTGCGTCACCACCCAGTCGATGCCTTCCGTCACCCAGCGGTCAAGCGGGATCAGCGTGTTATGGAACGGGTCCATAATGTTGAAATGCTCGGGCGCAGGCGCGGGCGCGCTGTTCAGCCAGTCGGTGGAGCCGCTCTCCGGCGCAGGCGTCGGGCTGCCCCAGGCGTCTGCGCTGCTGGCGCTGTTTGCGGCGGCGTCAGCGCTGCCGGTATCCCACGGATTTTGCGTCTGATCAGTCATTGGTGGCCCCCTCGCGATCTAAAGCTTTCAGCAATACCCCTTTTGAGATAACGCCCACATACTGTTGCTCGTCGCCGACGACCGGGACGGCACACGGCGCAAGCCCAACCGGTGAGAGCAGTTCGCTTAACGGCGTGTCGGCGCTCACCGCCGCGGGCGTCTCCAGCAACGCGCTGTCCAGCCCCTGGCCTGCCGCCAGCGCCGCTTTCAGGGAATCGACAGACACGGTGCCGACAAAGCGGTTGCCGCGCTCGACCACGTAGCCAAATTCGCGGTCTTCATCCTGCAACAGCTTGATGGCCGAGCGCGGGCCGAAGCCTGGCGTTTTACGCAACAGGCCCGCCGGGCTTCGGCGCGCGATATCTTTCGCGCTAAAGACCTGGCTGATATCGACCCCGCGGAAAAACGTGCGCACATAATCGTTCGCCGGATTATTGAGAATTTCATCCGGCGTGCCGACCTGCACTACTTCGCCGTTTTGCATAATCGCGATGCGATCGCCAATTCGCATGGCTTCATCCAGATCGTGGGAAATAAACACGATGGTGCGCTGGTGGCGCGACTGAAGCTTAATTAATTCATCCTGCATTTCGCTGCGAATTAACGGATCGAGCGCCGAGAAGGCTTCATCCATTAACAGGATGTCAGGGTTAATGGCCAGCGCGCGCGCAAGCCCGACGCGCTGGCGCATTCCGCCTGAAAGTTCGTCGGGATACGCGTGGGCGTAATTCTCAAGCCCGACCTGACGCAGGGCGTCGAGCGCTTTTTCCTGACGCTCTTTCAGCGGCACGCCGGCTAATTCCATGCCGAAGGCGGTATTATTTAAAACCGTCATATGCGGCATTAGCGCAAATGACTGGAATACCATCGCTATCTTTTTCTTGCGCACCTCGCGCAGCGCGGCGTCAGATATTCTGGCGATATCCTCGCCGTCAATCAGCACCTGGCCGCGGGTGGGTTCAATCAGGCGATTGAGAAGGCGAACCATAGTGGATTTACCCGAGCCGGATAACCCCATGATCACAAATATCTCGCCTTCTTCAATGGCCAGAGTGGCGTCTTTTACGCCGACAGATAGCCCTGTTTTTTCCAGTATTTCGGCTTTCGAAAGCCCTTGTTCAATATATTTAAAGGCCCGCTGTGGGTGCTCTCCAAATATTTTATATAGATTCTTAATTTCTAATTTAATTGCCATGCAATAGCGTGAGTCCTGTTATATTTTGCCGTTAAGATGATTCCTGCAGGAAATAGTTACCGGGGCATACCCTAGCATACTCAGACTCTGAGACAACCCTCAATTTCCGCAGTCCGGGGCAAATTGTGTTGTCGAATGGCGATTATTTCCCGCGATAGCTGGGCTGAGCGGCAATGAATGGGAAGTGATATTTTTTGCTGTACGCAGCGAAATGACGGGTGAATCGGTGTGATTCACCCGTTGATAAGAGGAAATAGCAGCTCAGGAGGCTACAGCGATATTTGTGCGGATTTTACAATTTTGCAGCAAATTATTCTGTGGCGTTTTTCGCGATTATTTACGCCAGGCGGCGAATTAAAAATCCCAGTCTTCGTCTTCGGTTTCCACCGCTTTGCCCATGACATAAGACGAGCCAGAGCCGGAGAAAAAGTCGTGGTTTTCATCGGTGCCGGGGGAGAGGGCGGCCAGAATCGACGGGTTCACCTGCGTCATTTCCGGCGGGAACAGCGCCTCGTAACCGAGATTCATCAGCGCTTTGTTGGCGTTGTAACACAGGAACGCGCTGACATCGTCCACCCAGCCGACGTCACGGTAGAGCGCCTCGGTGTACGCAAGCTCGTTATCGTAAAGCTCCATCATCAGATCCAGCGCGAAGGTTTTGAGCGATTCGCGCCGCGCGTCGTCCACCTGCGCCAGCGCCTGCTGATATTTGTAACCGATGTAATACCCATGCACCGCCTCGTCGCGAATGATAAGACGAATCAGATCGGCGGTATTGGTGAGCTTGCCGCGGCTCGACCAGTACATCGGCAGATAAAAGCCGGAGTAGAACAGGAAAGATTCCAGAAATACGCTCGCGATTTTCTTCTTCAGCGGATCGTCATCGCGATAGTGCGCAAGGATAATTTGCGCTTTGCGTTGCAGCGGCGCGTTCTCTTCACTCCAGGCGTAGGCGGCGTCCACGTCCGGCGTCTGGCAGAGCGTGGAGAAAATCGAGCTGTACGAGCGCGCGTGTACCGCCTCCATAAAGCTGACGTTTGAGAGCACCGCTTCTTCGTGCGGCGTCAGCGCGTCGGCCATCAGCGCGGGCGCGCCCACCGCGTTCTGAATGGTGTCGAGTAGCGTCAGCCCGGTAAAAACGCGGATGGTCAGCTGCTGCTCGCCGGGCGTTAAGGTCTGCCAGGCCGGAATATCGTTTGAGAGCGGCACTTTTTCCGGCAGCCAGAAGTTACTGGTGAGCCGGTTCCACACCTCCAGATCTTTCTCGTCCTGAAGCTTGTTCCAGTTAATGGCGCTAATACGGCTTAAACGGATCATGGTGTTTCCTCACAGGGCGCAGGAGACGCAGCCCTCAATTTCGGTGCCTTCCAGCGCCAGCTGGCGCAGTCGAATGTAATAGAGTGTCTTGATGCCTTTCTTCCAGGCGTAAATCTGCGCTTTGTTGATATCGCGCGTGGTGGCGGTATCCGGGAAAAAGAGCGTCAGCGACAGCCCCTGATCCACATGGCGCGTCGCCTCGGCGTAGGTATCGATGATTTTCTCCGGGCCGATTTCATAGGCATCCTGGTAGAGCGACAGATTCTCGTTAGTCATAAACGGCGCGGGGTAGTAGACGCGGCCGATTTTGCCTTCCTTGCGGATTTCGATTTTCGAGACGATCGGGTGAATGCTCGACGTCGCATGGTTGATATACGAGATAGAGCCGGTCGGCGGCACCGCCTGGAGGTTGCGGTTATAGAGCCCGTGGCGCATCACGTCGTCGCGAAGCGCACGCCACATCTCAGGCGTCGGAAGCGTAATGCCTGCGCGCGCAAACAGTTCA
The genomic region above belongs to Cronobacter malonaticus LMG 23826 and contains:
- the proV gene encoding glycine betaine/L-proline ABC transporter ATP-binding protein ProV — encoded protein: MAIKLEIKNLYKIFGEHPQRAFKYIEQGLSKAEILEKTGLSVGVKDATLAIEEGEIFVIMGLSGSGKSTMVRLLNRLIEPTRGQVLIDGEDIARISDAALREVRKKKIAMVFQSFALMPHMTVLNNTAFGMELAGVPLKERQEKALDALRQVGLENYAHAYPDELSGGMRQRVGLARALAINPDILLMDEAFSALDPLIRSEMQDELIKLQSRHQRTIVFISHDLDEAMRIGDRIAIMQNGEVVQVGTPDEILNNPANDYVRTFFRGVDISQVFSAKDIARRSPAGLLRKTPGFGPRSAIKLLQDEDREFGYVVERGNRFVGTVSVDSLKAALAAGQGLDSALLETPAAVSADTPLSELLSPVGLAPCAVPVVGDEQQYVGVISKGVLLKALDREGATND
- the nrdF gene encoding class 1b ribonucleoside-diphosphate reductase subunit beta yields the protein MRLSRISAINWNKLQDEKDLEVWNRLTSNFWLPEKVPLSNDIPAWQTLTPGEQQLTIRVFTGLTLLDTIQNAVGAPALMADALTPHEEAVLSNVSFMEAVHARSYSSIFSTLCQTPDVDAAYAWSEENAPLQRKAQIILAHYRDDDPLKKKIASVFLESFLFYSGFYLPMYWSSRGKLTNTADLIRLIIRDEAVHGYYIGYKYQQALAQVDDARRESLKTFALDLMMELYDNELAYTEALYRDVGWVDDVSAFLCYNANKALMNLGYEALFPPEMTQVNPSILAALSPGTDENHDFFSGSGSSYVMGKAVETEDEDWDF